Proteins encoded in a region of the Micropterus dolomieu isolate WLL.071019.BEF.003 ecotype Adirondacks linkage group LG07, ASM2129224v1, whole genome shotgun sequence genome:
- the col5a2a gene encoding collagen, type V, alpha 2a — protein MMSFVHLRIFLFLVVSVAQVLIVTCQDGNSGDDMSCTADGQVYTNRDIWKPEPCRICVCDNGQVLCDEIQCDELSNCEKVVIPEGECCPVCQTDSASTGGQDTFGGGGGGRIYKGQKGEPGDVPLVTGIRGRPGPMGPPGSSGERGPRGHKGRPGLRGSPGYDGEPGIPGQPGEPGPPGHPTHPGGLGSQMAEGFDGKTGPQGMLSGSRGEAGARGPPGPNGSPGQAGPQGPPGEVGDPGHMGPSGQRGPEGPSGKPGEDGEAGKAGNPGEVGFPGSPGSRGFPGTPGPPGLKGHRGHAGIIGQKGETGTVGSKGATGPPGPMGAPGPMGPAGMTGERGRSGPGGIAGKRGSPGNIGKPGPMGPLGLSGPPGYPGTPGMKGQPGPTGVRGPEGPQGQRGETGHLGRAGPVGLRGPTGTDGGPGAKGPVGNVGPQGQGGHLGPAGPPGPQGSTGQPGIKGQLGDVGVPGFKGDAGPKGEPGPPGSQGVIGPQGEEGKRGQRGDPGSVGPPGPVGERGAPGNRGFPGADGLPGPKGAQGDRGTSGPPGPKGSLGDPGRTGEPGLPGARGLTGTPGVQGAEGKPGPLGAPGEDGRPGPAGSIGNRGPAGTMGVPGPKGFAGDPGKTGEQGSAGVAGQRGPPGKDGEVGPAGPPGPLGVAGDRGEQGPPGVNGFQGLPGNQGPPGEPGKPGDQGIPGELGAVGQIGPRGERGIPGERGELGSNGLQGPKGIPGAPGPDGPKGSPGPTGALGDMGPPGLQGMPGERGISGPPGPKGDRGAIGEKGSEGTAGNDGARGAPGPVGPLGPAGPSGEKGEPGPKGPHGPPGSRGMPGSRGDPGPIGAVGFAGPPGPDGQPGVKGEPGEPGQKGDAGSSGPQGLAGAHGPPGPVGVAGLKGGRGTQGAPGPTGFPGSAGRVGPPGPTGPVGEPGPLGPPGKEGPAGLRGDHGAPGRQGERGPAGPPGSPGDKGDSGEDGPTGPDGPPGPAGTTGQRGIVGLPGQRGERGMPGLPGPGGPPGKQGSTGTPGDKGPPGPVGAPGANGPRGDPGPDGPAGSDGPPGKDGVLGQRGDRGDSGPEGLVGPQGLPGPPGPVGAPGDAGRRGDAGSRGPVGPPGSAGKRGLVGPQGPRGDKGDLGDHGERGQKGHRGFTGLQGLPGPPGTTGEQGAPGIVGPSGPRGPPGPIGPPGKEGYIGQPGPMGPPGTRGISGEIGPEGPPGEPGPAGPPGPPGPPIAAMDDLFGGPQDYDDGPPPPPEFSEDEALPNSNSSTIVPIDPGVQATLKALSSQIDSMKSPDGSRKHPARTCDDLKRCYPMKKSGEYWVDPNQGSVEDAIKVHCNMDTGETCISANPSSIPRKVWWSSSRNKPVWFGADINSGTHFAYGNKDQSANSVTVQMTFIRLLSKEAAQTITYHCKNSVGYKDEATGNLKKAVILKGSNDLELKAEGNNRFRYTVVEDSCSQANGNWGKTVFEYRTQKTARLPIVDIAPVDIGGPKQEFGVDIGPVCFL, from the exons ATGATGAGCTTTGTGCATTTACGGATTTTCCTTTTTCTGGTAGTCTCCGTCGCTCAGGTTTTGATTGTTACATGTCAAGACGGGAACAGTG GAGATGACATGAGCTGCACGGCGGACGGCCAGGTGTACACCAACAGGGACATCTGGAAGCCAGAGCCATGCCGGATCTGTGTTTGCGACAACGGCCAGGTCCTGTGCGATGAAATCCAGTGCGATGAGCTGTCTAACTGTGAGAAGGTGGTCATCCCCGAGGGCGAGTGCTGCCCTGTTTGCCAGACTGATTCAGCCAGCACCGGCGGGCAGGACACTTTTG gaggcggcggcggcggcaggATCTATAAG GGACAGAAGGGAGAACCCGGGGATGTCCCACTT GTGACTGGTATCAGAGGCCGCCCCGGACCTATG GGACCGCCCGGCTCTTCAGGAGAAAGAGGACCTCGTGGACACAAAGGAAGGCCT GGTCTGCGGGGCTCTCCGGGTTATGACGGAGAGCCTGGAATACCAGGTCAGCCCGGTGAACCAGGACCTCCAGGCCATCCAACTCACCCAGGA GGCCTGGGATCCCAGATGGCTGAAGGGTTTGATGGAAAAACAGGACCTCAAGGCATGTTAAGTGGCTCAAGG gGAGAGGCTGGAGCAAGAGGGCCTCCTGGGCCAAATGGCTCACCT GGTCAAGCTGGACCACAAGGACCTCCTGGAGAAGTTGGCGATCCAGGGCATATG GGTCCATCTGGGCAAAGGGGACCTGAGGGTCCTTCAGGGAAGCCAGGTGAAGAT GGAGAAGCAGGGAAAGCAGGAAACCCTGGAGAAGTTGGATTCCCTGGATCACCA GGATCCAGAGGATTTCCAGGTACGCCTGGGCCTCCTGGGCTGAAGGGTCACAGG GGTCATGCTGGAATAATTGGCCAAAAGGGTGAAACTGGAACTGTTGGATCCAAG ggTGCTACAGGGCCCCCTGGACCAATGGGAGCACCTGGACCCATG GGTCCTGCTGGGATGACGGGGGAGAGGGGACGCTCTGGACCCGGCGGCATAGCA GGCAAGCGCGGTTCACCTGGTAACATCGGAAAACCTGGTCCAATG GGTCCCTTGGGTCTTAGTGGCCCACCTGGATATCCAGGAACCCCAGGAATGAAG GGACAACCTGGCCCCACAGGAGTCCGGGGTCCAGAGGGCCCacagggacagagaggagagaccgGTCATCTGGGCAGAGCTGGACCAGTTGGCCTCAGG GGACCCACGGGAACAGATGGTGGCCCGGGTGCCAAAGGACCAGTG GGTAATGTTGGTCCACAAGGTCAAGGCGGCCATCTTGGACCCGCTGGCCCACCAGGACCTCAGGGAAGCACTGGTCAGCCTGGTATCAAAGGACAACTG GGAGATGTTGGTGTACCAGGATTTAAAGGAGATGCTGGACCCAAAGGAGAACCC GGTCCGCCAGGCTCCCAGGGAGTGATTGGACCTCAGGGTGAAGAAGGAAAGCGAGGACAACGTGGAGACCCCGGCTCTGTCGGCCCTCCAGGTCCCGTCGGAGAGAGA GGGGCTCCTGGTAACAGAGGATTCCCTGGTGCCGATGGGTTGCCAGGACCTAag GGTGCTCAAGGAGATCGTGGAACATCTGGCCCACCAGGGCCAAAAGGTTCTCTGGGAGACCCTGGGCGTACAGGAGAACCTGGTCTGCCAGGTGCAAGG GGTCTCACGGGTACCCCTGGAGTCCAGGGAGCAGAGGGCAAGCCAGGACCATTG GGTGCCCCAGGTGAAGATGGTCGTCCAGGCCCTGCAGGGTCCATTGGAAACAGAGGGCCCGCGGGAACCATGGGAGTGCCAGGCCCCAAGGGCTTTGCT GGCGACCCAGGAAAGACAGGTGAACAAGGATCTGCGGGAGTGGCAGGTCAAAGA GGTCCTCCTGGGAAAGATGGAGAAGTTGGCCCTGCTGGCCCCCCTGGCCCACTC GGTGTCgcaggagacagaggagagcaGGGACCTCCGGGTGTAAATGGATTCCAG GGTTTGCCTGGAAATCAAGGCCCTCCTGGAGAACCTGGCAAGCCAGGCGACCAA GGTATTCCTGGAGAGCTTGGTGCTGTGGGCCAAATTGGACCACGG GGAGAGCGTGGAATacctggagagagaggagagctggGTTCAAATGGTCTGCAGGGACCTAAGGGTATCCCCGGAGCGCCTGGTCCAGATGGGCCAAAG GGCAGCCCTGGTCCCACTGGTGCACTTGGTGACATGGGTCCTCCAGGCCTTCAGGGAATGCCAGGAGAGAGGGGCATCTCTGGCCCTCCTGGGCCTAAAGGTGACAGA GGAGCAATTGGGGAGAAAGGATCAGAAGGAACAGCTGGAAATGACGGTGCAAGA GGAGCCCCAGGTCCTGTTGGCCCGCTAGGACCTGCAGGACCCAGTGGTGAAAAG GGAGAACCTGGACCCAAAGGACCACATGGACCCCCAGGATCCAGAGGAATGCCA GGATCAAGAGGTGACCCTGGCCCAATCGGTGCTGTCGGGTTTGCTGGACCTCCT GGTCCTGATGGCCAACCCGGAGTCAAGGGAGAGCCTGGAGAACCAGGCCAGAAAggagatgctggatcatcaggacCTCAAGGCTTGGCTGGTGCTCACGGACCTCCT GGGCCAGTTGGTGTTGCTGGACTGAAAGGCGGAAGAGGAACACAGGGCGCACCA GGCCCGACTGGTTTCCCTGGATCTGCAGGAAGAGTTGGCCCACCAGGCCCAACT GGTCCAGTTGGAGAACCCGGACCGCTTGGACCTCCTGGGAAAGAGGGTCCTGCTGGTCTTCGTGGAGACCATGGAGCCCCTGGAAGACAAGGAGAGCGTGGACCAGCCGGACCACCCGGCAGCCCAGGAGACAAAGGGGACTCTGGAGAAGATGGACCCACG GGTCCTGATGGTCCTCCAGGTCCAGCTGGAACTACAGGCCAGAGAGGCATTGTGGGTCTTCCTGGTCAGAGAGGAGAGCGCGGGATGCCAGGCCTTCCAGGACCTGGG GGTCCACCAGGAAAACAGGGATCCACAGGAACACCTGGAGATAAAGGCCCTCCAGGTCCAGTTGGTGCTCCTGGTGCTAACGGACCTCGTGGAGATCCTGGTCCAGAT GGCCCTGCGGGATCTGATGGCCCTCCAGGCAAAGATGGTGTTCTTGGGCAAAGG GGGGACAGAGGGGATTCTGGTCCAGAAGGTTTGGTTGGTCCTCAGGGACTTCCTGGCCCTCCAGGTCCTGTTGGTGCACCCGGTGATGCTGGAAGGAGAGGAGATGCT GGCTCTCGAGGACCAGTTGGTCCACCCGGCTCGGCTGGAAAGAGAGGATTAGTG GGACCACAAGGACCAAGAGGAGATAAGGGTGACCTTGGGGATCatggagagagagggcagaAGGGACATCGAGGCTTCACTGGTTTGCAGGGCCTTCCTGGACCCCCA GGTACAACTGGTGAGCAGGGAGCTCCAGGAATTGTTGGACCAAGTGGGCCGAGG GGGCCTCCTGGACCTATTGGGCCTCCTGGAAAGGAAGGATACATTGGACAGCCGGGACCGATGGGGCCTCCTGGAACTCGTGGAATCAGTGGAGAAATTGGACCAGAG GGTCCTCCAGGAGAGCCCGGACCCGCAGGCCCTCCCGGTCCCCCAGGACCTCCCATTGCTGCCATGGATGACCTCTTCGGCGGCCCTCAGGATTACGACGACggcccccctcctcctcctgagtTCAGCGAGGACGAGGCTCTGCCCAACAGCAACTCCTCCACTATAGTGCCCATCGACCCCGGTGTTCAGGCCACCCTGAAGGCCCTCAGCAGCCAGATCGACAGCATGAAGAGCCCCGACGGCAGCAGGAAACATCCTGCCAGGACATGTGACGACCTGAAGAGATGCTACCCCATGAAGAAGAGCG GTGAGTACTGGGTGGATCCAAACCAAGGCAGTGTGGAGGACGCCATCAAAGTGCACTGCAACATGGACACAGGCGAGACCTGCATCTCTGCCAACCCAAGCAGCATACCTCGTAAAGTGTGGTGGAGCTCTTCCAGGAACAAACCTGTGTGGTTCGGAGCGGACATCAACAGCGGAACACAT TTCGCTTATGGCAACAAAGATCAGTCGGCAAATTCCGTCACAGTCCAGATGACGTTCATCCGCCTGCTCTCCAAAGAGGCAGCCCAGACCATCACCTACCACTGCAAGAACTCTGTGGGCTATAAGGACGAGGCGACGGGCAACTTAAAGAAAGCTGTGATCCTCAAGGGCTCCAACGATCTGGAGCtcaaagcagagggaaacaacCGGTTCAGATACACAGTGGTGGAGGACTCCTGCTCA CAAGCAAATGGCAACTGGGGCAAGACAGTGTTTGAGTACAGGACACAGAAAACAGCAAGACTTCCTATTGTGGATATTGCCCCTGTGGACATTGGTGGCCCCAAGCAAGAGTTCGGCGTCGATATCGGGCCTGTGTGCTTCTTGTAA